The DNA region TCCATTGCCTCTTTGGTCACCTTGAATTTGCCGTGAAATCAATGACGTATGcgaatttttcatttttcatcacCATAAGTATCATAAGCAAAATGAAACAAAAGTCATCATTACTTTGTACAgaaaacatacaattatttttatttgaatgcatataactatatttaagttGATCTTATTTCTATTAAGACTAATCcgattttaaagatatttcgcCAGGTAGTGGATATAGGCACTTATCCTAGTGTACACGTCTGGAATTCCTTGTGCGCAAGCGAGTCCCCATGACACGATGCCCACTTGTTTAACGTCGTGTATCGTCACCAGGGCGCTGCCAGAGTCACCCTGTAAACAGTAATGGGCACAAGATATTACCTAAAGATATGAAACaataattgatttttgtttttcgtTTCTGTTGAGAAATTCTAAGACCTAACTTATATGAGATAAAATTAGTTTTGGTATTGTCTTGCACTTTGCTGTGTTGCACTTTCCCGCGCTGTTTGCTCACACATTTGTGCAAAAAGGTTAATAGTGCCAATTCCAAACTTGATAATTCAGATTACTCGTCTAACCTATATGAGCCTAGTCCGGAATaaattgtctttataaatattataattcacctcCTCTTATGACACTACTTTAAAACCAATAAGTTTTTATCTTAAGTTTGTATCTTTTGTAGAttacaatgttaataaaaagtTGGTATAACATCTGATGAAATATTTGAGtggatgtatatttttatgtatgaaataaaacatagcttaaattataaataagagcgAAGTTCAGAAGAATCCTTGGCTTCGTAAAGCAAGACAAGTGACAATAATAAGACAAGACagtaaagagaaaatatttaacgacattttgattttatgggtgatattttaagataactCACATTACACATGCCATGTCCAACCGAGTGAAGCGTACATATCTCGACCTCGGGTTGGATCGGAGGTGTCGAGCCCGCGACTTGATTCCAAGCCTCGATACATTGTTTACCAGAGATTGTGTTCACGTGTAACATTTGCAGCTGGTAAGGGATATCACCCCagaccttaaaataaaatatatatatcagtgaCATCTATTGCTCATAAAAGTTTTCTTGATAATGAGAAATGAGAACCTATAATTCAAACAACCGGTAGCACCGTTTGTTTGAATTGGACATTCCATACACCGTCAATAAGCGACAAATCATCTAAGATGTTGTTGCCTTGAAGGCCGTTACTACTATGTGGTATTAATTTTATCCTTACCTCAACACGGCCCCACCCCAAGACACGGCTCTTTACCCCATCATTTATCCATCCGAAATTCAGAGCTATGAGACCGACGCGGTCGCTGTACACGATCTTCTCAGTAGTTTTAAGGACGCCAATGTCATTTTTCAGGGTACCCCAGTCCCAATGGGGATGAATGTCATAATcagaaaactttatatattgtgACGAATTCCAGTGGTGCGAACCGATTACTCCCCTGAAttgtctgtaaaataaaaattgcagcAATGAATATTACCTAAGATGCTATGCTAAACTATTCTTACAGGCGTTATTTGAACTATAAATTTGACAATACTCACGGCAATAATTCTCCCCAAATAACAAAGGGTTCGATACAGTGGGCAGCGCTCAATACATATCGTGTACTGATGATGGATCCGCCGCACACTAATGCCTTCACGTAATATCCGGTCACGAGCGCTACCATGTACTTCCCGTATCCTTCGGGAGCGTCTTGCCCGCCCACTATACGAGATgtcaaaaagtttttaacatCATACTGAGGCTGCGCTGACTCAAGAGGATGTCctgaaatttgtatttacaaatatttaatacaattattcttttacacaaaaaaaaaaaaaaacattttttttgtaaatcatttACCACTTATGGCTTGGAAAAGGATCACAAAAGTAAAAGCTAATTTGGTAAACATGTTTGTATGTTTCAATAGAAAACGGTTTGTGCCGTATTTTTCAATTgcctagtatttatataaaacattataattgatTATCAATTCGATAATGATTAAGAGTTAATTAAACTTTACCTCCCTTGTCTTTCATTACTACTTATGCGTTGTTGTCTCAGACCGATAATACAAAAAACATGGAAATGCACATTACATCTTGAACTTTACAACCTTGCGTTTGTATCGTCACTCAGATAAAACAATGagcttgtttaataattatttaaatccaaaCAAATTATATAGTTGAATATTACAGTTCCAGGTTTCTTAAgccttcatttaaaaatatttaccatatgTCTTTATTGAATTACTAATGAGCATCTGTACTTACCTATATGAATATGCCGGATGAACTAATCATATAATAATCAAGGGGCAAACAGGGATATCTGCAATACGGATTTTTAGCTGTATTGCCGGTATTTCAAGAATGAATAggcttcattttttatataacatgtgAATTATATCTGTTCTGGATAATCATTCACCGTAGTGTAggtagaatttaaaattttagaagtTACCATTATACCGATTTTGAAATTCAACGGCCGAAATGAATCCAAAAAATTTCTCAAAACTTTCTCTTGCTAAGGATGCGGTATACAATACAGAATTATCAACTTCTATATGTAGACCTAAAAGATCAAGAAGGCAGGTAAAATTCGAGCCGCTGGGATCTGGAAGTTCCCCTCGAGACATGTGAGCTCTACTCAATGTGGGGTCGAATTTTCAATTTTCACCTTGTAACATTAAAGTCGATGAGCCGATATATAGTACTGTCTCGCCTTACTGAGCAGTAAGGCGTCAGTTTACCTTTACCTTCCAATTGTTCGCGGAACTGATCAATGATCGAATCGATAACACCAAATATTTCGATACTAACTGTGGCATTGTGGTAATGTTCTCAAATTAAAAAGATGGGACAAATAGTCACTTCAGCGATCAACGCGCTTAATTGTGTCTTTTTGGGGTCAAATTTTACTATGTTTAGCCgcctttattattgtatttaatatttcaaaaaatagttGGTTCCATTCAGCGTCGACGTGTTCCCGGGAAATAATATAGCAGCCGGTGTGTAAGATGCCTTCGGTAATACAATCTTCAATCTGTAGATGTTACTTATTTACAACATGTAATTGTTATatagaagaaacagagtgggtgatacgCAGCCTCGTGGAAAACAAGATTTGACAAATTTTATACCAaaccatgtattttttttaaacttcattacaaaacaaataatacaattactaaTTTCGACGAGTGAGTCAATGATGTTGCAATAGTTGCATGTATTCGCgaatttttattaacagaaaGTATAACTTAAGGCTGATCGATTGGTGTCTGTACGTATAATGATcctattcaaagtcaaagtcaaagtcaaaaatctttattcaatatagaagtgtttgcacttgcttattgattgtcaaaaatctaccaccggttcggaatttaccacctcggacctgagaagaaccggcgaaagaaactcagcgggatatattttttttattttttttaaccattttccatgtaggtacattGATCTGTTCATTCCAAATTATCGGCATTACATGTCAAATTATCGGCGAGCAATTGTTGAGTGATATTCGTACTTaaaagatgtcttagtgtgtgtgagatgAATAATGTAAGAAACAATAcggcacaaaaaaaaatcttatatgcGAAAAGCATGTCGACAATTACTTCGTGAGTGAACAGATATAAATAGTTAGTTAGACTCGCGATAGCCCTTCGATTTTTCCTTTGATTCTATGCAGATGATCAAACTTATCACAGAACATCATATCAATGTACAAAtactatgataaatatatgtatataattatgggTCTTAGACAATTAGCTTACTAAATATTAGACACACCCTGTAGTAGTGAGtacttaaatttacttttaacgcACCATATTCTACTGATAACCACACTAAAATTGTGTACCCTGTTATGTTTTGGCGTCAATCTGAAAGATTTAATGCGacctttttaaaatcaaatccaatggattttattaaagtaaactttagaatgaagcatttttgaatcgtcaacaTTTCAACTCTACCAGCGTAGTATATAGTAATAGtaagatttattgaataatttagccATTTCATTGGGATAATAACATGGATTTAGTCTTTTTTTCATTTCggactaaattatttatgtcaagCCAACCACGAACCTGTGACTGAGCATTGTTCCCAACGTCATCGTAGTTTATATGTTtgtcaagtttaaaaataagagATGTATCATctacaaacaatataatatcaagGTAAATCGTTCAATTAAAAACCGCAGAGGTCCTAAAATTGAACCCTGTGATACACCCATTTGTAGCCGAAAGCCATTTGGTTCTGTCCCGTTAACCAATattcaaaactatttaattaacgaaggaattaaattttaatgaaggcCCTTTGATTCCATACTCTTTaagtttttctaaaataatatcatgCTTGTCACAATCGAAAGCTTTTGATAGGTCACCAAAAACTAGCATTTTGTGAACTCTGAACGAATGAGAAACGTGTTCGATAAAGAATACACCCTCATCCGCAGTAGAACGACCCTAAGTTAAATCAAACTGTTGAACTTTATAGTCTCTTCAAGTTAAAATCTATTAGTAATTGcttaaacatgattttttttacatattttacttaatacaaataaatgaaactgaGGTTGTTCTACAGTTGTCGGAGTAATTTTTATCACCGGactaaaataatgtaatcacattacttaatttcaaaatgtctaaaaaaaatttaaattaacatggttatttttattactattattattcgtAAATAATGTCGAACTATCgaactccaccaaataaaaataaaaaacatggtaaatatcccgttttaaatacttataggtcaaaaaaagtatcaaattgttcacatttattgaaaataacaaCAGCTAAATAAGGAGCCAAATCGCCAATTaggttcataataatattacttgactaattttcaaatattgcgggtattttaatgaagtaatgataaaaagttcttaattattaatagtgagTTATATTTTTCGGGCACTTAAGTATCCTGcatcaaattatatttctgTCTCTGTAGTTTCTGAACTTATAATGTCCCAAGTAGTTTTAATCCTATCTATAGATCTTAAATTTAAAGCATTAAAGCAAATTTGTAAAACCTATCAAATATTTTGTCGGTCTCGACTAAGTGCGATCCACTGCACATTATTATTAGTGAACATTACGGGAGTAAAAATCaacataaatttttataataaaaatattattttatttttaaatgatattaaataataacatacaaacaataaaaacaacaaacaacaataattcaAGTTACATTGGTTTTTGAACGATTTCTCAAATCTTGTAGTTGTTAACACTAATCCGGTCACAGTTCACTCAACAGTAATATCGTGCTATTCTTCAAGTTGTTTTCAAAGGTACTTCGCTAGGTAGTATTTGTAGGCACTTATCCGAACGAATACGTCTGGAACTCCATGCGCGCAGGCCAAACCCCATGATACGATACCCACTTGTCGCAAATCTAACGTCACCAGGGGGCTGCCAGAGTCACCCTAAAGACAGAAGTAGGCATTAGGTGTTACCGAAagacaatatatacataatacaaataaataaaccgaaAAAGTTGCATATCTCACATTGCACATGCCATGTCCAACGGAGTGCAGCGTACAAATCTCAACCTCGGGGTGGACCGGAGGTGTCGAGCCGACAATGATGGAGGCCTTCTTCCAATCCTTGATACATTGTGGACCAGAGATCGTGTTCACGTGTAACATTTGCAGATGATACGGGATATCACCCCAGGCCTTAAAccaaaatagatatattaatcgaattgaatataataataatataatagaaaatgggTTGTCTGATGGTAACTGGTCATCCTCACCAATTGAATAAAGTAGAAACAATTCCTTACACATTAAACTAAGCGAAAATAATCTGGGATAATGTATCCCTGCCGAGAAGGAAACTGTACTCTTACCTCAACACGGCCCCACCCTGTAACAAAGCTCTTAACGCCACCACTTATCCATTCGAAATTCAGAGCTATGGGACCGACGCGCTCGCTGTACACGATCTTCTCAGTAGTTTTAAGGACGCCAATGTCATTTTTCAGGGTACCCCAGTCCCAATGGGGATGGATATCATAATCAGAAAACTTTATGTATTGTGACGAATTCCAGTGGTGCGAACCGATTACTCCCCTGAATTGTCTGTAAAATACAAATTGCAGCAATGAATATTACCTAAGATGCTGtgctatacattttttacaagCGTTGTTTGCCAATAACTAACAATTTGACAATACTCACGGCAACAACTCTCCCCAGATAACAAAGGGTTCAATACAGTGAGCAGCGCTCAATACATATCGTGTACTGATGATGGATCCGCCGCACATTAATGCCTTCACGTAATATCCAGTCACGAGCGCTACCATGTACTTCCCGTAACCTTCGGGGGCGTCTTGCCCGCCCACTATACGAGATGtcaaaatttttttaacattatactgAGGCTGCGCTGATTCAAGAGGATGTCCTGAAATttgtattaacatatatttaaaacaataattctttttatacatatataaatactaaacaaatatatatttttgtaaagcaTTTACCACTCGTAGCTTGGAAAAGTATCACAAAAGtaatacggctcgcctagtttatttcagttactttcacagtataatgtcgtacggtattatgctttggggtaacgcagccgctatccatactatatttgtgctgcagaagagggctattcgcgcaatctataacctgggagccaaggaatctttaaggtataaatttaaagaaattaagattttgactgttgcttctcaatatatattctgtaatgttttgtatgtacggaaaaatattaatgtttttatgagaaaatgtgattctcataacgttggtacaaggaacaaacacaatcttgttactcctgttactcgactgcatagagtcagtaactcttttgtggggcaatgtatacgcttcta from Vanessa atalanta chromosome 14, ilVanAtal1.2, whole genome shotgun sequence includes:
- the LOC125068959 gene encoding chymotrypsin-2-like, giving the protein MKDKGGHPLESAQPQYDVKNFLTSRIVGGQDAPEGYGKYMVALVTGYYVKALVCGGSIISTRYVLSAAHCIEPFVIWGELLPQFRGVIGSHHWNSSQYIKFSDYDIHPHWDWGTLKNDIGVLKTTEKIVYSDRVGLIALNFGWINDGVKSRVLGWGRVEVWGDIPYQLQMLHVNTISGKQCIEAWNQVAGSTPPIQPEVEICTLHSVGHGMCNGDSGSALVTIHDVKQVGIVSWGLACAQGIPDVYTRISAYIHYLAKYL
- the LOC125068960 gene encoding chymotrypsin-2-like, with product MKNKGGHPLESAQPQYNVKKILTSRIVGGQDAPEGYGKYMVALVTGYYVKALMCGGSIISTRYVLSAAHCIEPFVIWGELLPQFRGVIGSHHWNSSQYIKFSDYDIHPHWDWGTLKNDIGVLKTTEKIVYSERVGPIALNFEWISGGVKSFVTGWGRVEAWGDIPYHLQMLHVNTISGPQCIKDWKKASIIVGSTPPVHPEVEICTLHSVGHGMCNGDSGSPLVTLDLRQVGIVSWGLACAHGVPDVFVRISAYKYYLAKYL